The following nucleotide sequence is from Fragaria vesca subsp. vesca chloroplast, complete genome.
CTAATAACCAACGAATGGCAAGTGCTTTTCCTTGTGTGGATCCTATTTCAATGGGAACTTGATGAGTCGATCCGCCTACACGTCTTGCTTTTACTGCTATATCCGGAGTTACTCCACGTATTGCTTGACGTAAAACAGATAGTGGATTTGTTTCTGTCTTTTGTTGAATCTTTTTCATGGCTCGATAGATAATTTGATAAGCCAATGATTTTTTTCCGTGTTTCAGAATACGGTTAACCAACATGTTAACTAATCGATTACGATAAATTGGATCGGATTTTGCAGTTTTTTCTTCTGCAGTACCTCGACGTGACATGAGCGTGAAAGGGTTCAAGAATCAGTTTTCTTTTTATAAGGGCTAAAATAATTTATTTTGGCTTTTTGACCCCATATTGTAGGGTGGATCTCGAAAGATAGGAAAGATCTCCCTCCAAGCCGTACATACGACTTTCATCGAATACGGCTTTCCACAGAATTATATATGTATCTATGAGATCGAGTATCGAATTCTGTTTACTCACTTTAAATTGAGTATCCGTTTCCCTCCTTTTCCTGCTAGGATTGGAAATCCTGTATTTTACATATCCATACGATTGAGTCCTTGGGTTTCCGAAATAGTGTAAAAAGAAGTGCTTCGAATCATTGCTATTTGACTCGGACCTGTTCTAAAAAAGTCGAGGCATTTCGAATTGTTTGTTGACACGGACAAAGTCAAGGAAAACCTCTGAAATTATTTCAATATTGGACCTTGGACATATAATAGTTCCGAATAGAATCTCTTTAGAAAGAAGATCTTTTGTCTCGTGGTAGCCTGCTCCGGTTCCCTTACGAAACTTTCGTTATTGGGTTAGCCATACACTTTACATGTTTCTAGCGATTCACATGGCATCATCAAATGATACAAGTCTTGGATAAGAATCTACAACGCACTAGAACGCCCTTGTTGACGATCCTTTACTCCGACAGCATCTAGGGTTCCTCGAACAATGTGATATCTCACACCGGGTAAATCTTTAACCCTCCCCCCTCTTACTAAGACTACAGAATGTTCTTGTAAATTATGGCCAATACCAGGTATATAAGCAGTGATTTCAAATCCAGAGGTTAAGCGTACTCTGGCAACTTTACGTAAGGCAGAGTTTGGTTTTTTGGGGGTGATAGTGGAAAAGTTGACAGATAAGTTACCCTTACTGCCACTCTACAGAACCGTACATGAGATTTTCACCTCATACGGCTCCTCGTTCAATTCTTTTGAAGTCATTGGATCCTTTTCCTTGTTCGAGAATC
It contains:
- the rps7 gene encoding ribosomal protein S7: MSRRGTAEEKTAKSDPIYRNRLVNMLVNRILKHGKKSLAYQIIYRAMKKIQQKTETNPLSVLRQAIRGVTPDIAVKARRVGGSTHQVPIEIGSTQGKALAIRWLLGASRKRPGRNMVFKLSSELVDAANGSGDAIRKKEETHRMAEANRAFAHFR
- the rps12 gene encoding ribosomal protein S12, with amino-acid sequence MPTIKQLIRNTRQPIRNVTKSPALGGCPQRRGTCTRVYTITPKKPNSALRKVARVRLTSGFEITAYIPGIGHNLQEHSVVLVRGGRVKDLPGVRYHIVRGTLDAVGVKDRQQGRSKYGVKKPK